One Agrococcus jenensis genomic region harbors:
- a CDS encoding PP2C family protein-serine/threonine phosphatase codes for MTHIGAATGEHATQGPEGRQFAVRWAGATDTGFRRQHNEDSLVTQPPVFAVADGMGGHSHGDLASKAVAEQLGGLGSLESVEPIDVVEALRRATDEIEKLGDGEGSAGTTVTGCAFAMHEGAPHFAVFNVGDSRTYAMLGERLTRITIDHSVVQELIDAGLLTEEEAETHPEANVVTRGVGAGIDPVPDYFLLPIMPQLRLLVCSDGLTKEVHDIEIERILWEHDEPAAAASALVSAALDSGGRDNVTVIVIDVTKAPTVDDVDRTVPRTTLRDEETRRS; via the coding sequence GTGACCCACATCGGAGCGGCGACCGGCGAGCACGCCACACAGGGGCCTGAGGGCCGGCAGTTCGCGGTGCGCTGGGCAGGCGCCACCGACACCGGCTTCCGCCGCCAGCACAACGAGGACTCGCTCGTCACGCAGCCGCCGGTCTTCGCGGTGGCCGACGGCATGGGCGGCCACTCGCACGGCGACCTCGCGAGCAAGGCCGTCGCCGAGCAGCTGGGCGGCCTCGGCTCGCTCGAGTCGGTCGAGCCGATCGACGTCGTCGAGGCGCTCCGCCGCGCGACCGACGAGATCGAGAAGCTGGGCGACGGGGAGGGCTCCGCGGGCACGACCGTGACCGGCTGCGCGTTCGCGATGCACGAGGGGGCGCCGCACTTCGCCGTCTTCAACGTCGGCGACTCGCGCACGTACGCGATGCTCGGCGAGCGGCTCACCCGCATCACGATCGACCACTCCGTCGTGCAGGAGCTCATCGATGCCGGACTCCTCACCGAGGAGGAGGCCGAGACGCACCCCGAGGCCAACGTCGTCACGCGCGGCGTCGGCGCCGGCATCGACCCGGTGCCGGACTACTTCCTGCTGCCGATCATGCCGCAGCTGCGGCTGCTCGTGTGCTCCGACGGGCTGACCAAGGAGGTGCACGACATCGAGATCGAGCGCATCCTCTGGGAGCACGACGAGCCCGCCGCCGCCGCCTCCGCGCTCGTCTCCGCCGCCCTCGACAGCGGCGGCCGCGACAACGTGACCGTCATCGTCATCGACGTGACGAAGGCGCCGACGGTCGACGACGTCGACCGCACCGTCCCCCGGACGACGCTGCGCGACGAGGAGACCAGGCGGTCCTGA